In Carassius gibelio isolate Cgi1373 ecotype wild population from Czech Republic chromosome B17, carGib1.2-hapl.c, whole genome shotgun sequence, the genomic stretch TCTACACATGATTAAGGTATTTGCTTTGGCGGTCCGATTCTGTCTATCTCAGCTGTTCAATTTCAAGTTTCGCGAGAATTGTCAGTTTGCTTGGTCTTGGTTTTGGAGGGATTTGGCGGTTGAAGTCTTCCGTGGAGTGGACATATGACAAACATTAAATGTGTTAAGAGTTAGTGTAtatagtttttgtctttttttcatacGTCCTCGCGATTGGACGGTTAAGGAATGTTTTTCGTTGATTTTTGAGGATGTTTTTATGTTCTTCAGTGCATCCTGTATTATCATCAGGGACTTTTGTTTTCATCTGATCGAGTGACACGGGCTGGATTCTGATAAATCATCATATTCAGACGTCTGTCCTTCCAGACAGACAACATGGGAATTCAAGGCCTGTTGCAGTTTATCAAAGATGCCTCAGAGCCTATCAATGTGAAGAAATACAGGGGACAGACAGTGGCGGTGGACACATACTGCTGGCTCCATAAGGGGGCATTTTCATGTGCAGAGAAACTTGCAAAAGGAGAACCTACAGATCAGTGAGTCGTTTAATTTATTTGCATGCAATATCCTGAGTATTTCAGCAGTTCAGTCATTTCCAACATAATTTTCCAgttaaaatgtgcatttcttATGCTCACGTTCATTGTGTGTCCAATCAGGTATGTGTCATACTGTATGAAGTTTGTGGATATGCTGCTTTCTTTTGGTGTTAAGCCAATCTTGGTTTTTGATGGACGTAACTTGCCATCCAAAAAGGAAGTGGAGAAGTCCCGGCGCGAGTAAGAGGAGAATATTTACTGGAGGAAAAGTTTGTtcgtttaattaaaaattaagaatatttaatgtatatttcattAACAGGCGTCGACAGGCGAATCTGCAGAAAGGCAAACAGCTGTTGCGGGAGGGAAAGATATCAGAAGCCAGAGAATGTTTTACCCGCAGTGTTAATATCACCCCATCTATGGCACATGATGTCATTAAGGTGAGACCATTGTATCTGATATCTGTAAACAGTATTTGTTTTGGAATCagtgaaaaaacatttattgaaatgAATATACTATAATGTGTTTAGTAGAGAGTGGATGTTATAGTTAATTATTATGCAATATTGGAAATGGATTGATCAAGATTTaccttttttgttctgttttgcatctttttctttaTGCATGTTTTCTGGTTTTCAGACTGCCAGGATGCGTGGAGTGGACTGTGTTGTTGCTCCATATGAAGCAGATGCCCAGTTAGCGTTCCTTAACAAATCTGGTATCGCTCAGGCAGTGATCACAGAGGACTCGGATCTGCTGGCATTTGGATGTAAAAAGGTACCAGTGCAATGTGCAGTCGAAAAAACCATTGCCTAGAAACCAGGGTGTGTTTTCACAAAACCTCTTAAGGCTAAAAGAACCTTAAAAATAATGGGCAAGTGAGTCCTACATTTAGGACTCATTAATTtttgctctaagactgttttacAACGTGTTTTAACACTAATGTAAGAGGCTGACATTTAGCTGAACTTatacttgtttaattagtgaGATGTAGCCTGCATTTGGAAATCTTTTTTTGAATGTGACAAGTAGCACTTttattttaaacctttatttgaatatggcaaCATAAAGTTGCGCTCTTCAATATTTCTATAAAGAAATCTCTGACCgagactatcagccaatcactgtatGCATAGTTAGTAAGCATGCTGACATCATCTATAGCAACGAGGTCAACCCCGCCCTTACTCTTAGCTTAAGACTTTTCTCTATTCCATAGTAAAATtttgtctcagcagctttgtgaataggttATAAGAGAGAACTCTTTTACAAAAATACTTTTACTGctatttaggagaactcttagtggtaagataaattgttttgtgaatatgggcccagGTATTGACCACAGTCTGGTGTCATGCAAgtctgcactgaaaaaaaaaacacttttttctgtatttgtcttgttttccagtgaaaGTATCTAAACGTCCTTTCAAGATAAATGTAaaattgtcaaaaaaattaacaattgtttaaaaaataatatatatatatatatatatatatatatatatatatatatatataagttcaattattattttaataatataaaaaaaatgatcatgtgagactgaaaatAGAAGACTGTTATTGAAAAttggaaaaaatatattactgtatttattttgatcaaatataaatgaccatggtgagcataagcaacctctttaaaaagcattttttattttaccaaccccaaacctttgaagtGTAGTTTTTGTAAGCATCTAAAAATATTTACCAAGACTTCCGGGTGGTGCGGACAGACATGTTGGAGGACAGTGAGGGTACTAACTTGATTTAATTTTAAGAATTTAATTTGTTGTGCATTATTTGAAGGTGATTTTAAAGATGGATAAAGAAGGTAATGGACTGGAGATTGATCAGTGTCACCTGGGCCGTTGCAAGTCTCTCGGGAACATCTTCACAGAGGAGAAGTTCCGTTACATGTGCATTCTCTCTGGCTGCGActatctgccatctctatatgGCATTGGTCTGGGAAAGGCATGCAAGCTGCTCAGGATGGCAAATAACCCAGATATTCTGAAGGTGAGATAATAAAACGAGTTGGTTAGAATTATTTAGTATGCTAAACTGCCACAACAAACAGGTAATTATGTGCTCATACTTAATATGCAACTGATCATATTACTAAAACGGCATGCTTTATCACGTCCCTCTCGCTCTGGTAAGATTCCCACGAGACACACTGCCTTCTGTGTTCTGTGTATTGCATTAAATTGTTGTCCTTCtgtgcatttaaaacatattttagtggAGAACCTATTCAATCTTTTTATTGTGAAAACAAATGTAACCAGTGAGCATAACTAGAGTATAATTCAGCATTAAACCAAGTAATTAGTCTCTGTCATACAGGTGATAAAGAAGATGGGTCAGTACCTGAAGATGGACATCGCTGTGCCAGATGAGTACATTGAGGGGTTCACAAAAGCCAACAACACATTTCTGTATCAGCTGGTCTTTGACCCCTTGAAGAGGAAGGTGGTTCCTTTGAACCCTTACCCGGATCACATTGACCCCGCTTCCCTCAGCTATGCTGGAACGTATCTTTTACACATTGTATATTGATTAAAAAGGAACTGCTGATCTTACATTttcacttaattaaaatgtgacaGATGCAGATGCTATTTTTAAAGTTGAGCCTTTTGgtaaatgtatgtttgtgttgCAAAGCTCTTTCTGATTGAAAATTTAACTTAACTGATTAAATGCAGTAATGTAGGAGATGAGAAAGGGCTGGAAATGGCTCTTGGGAATATGGACATTAACACAATGCAAAGGATAGATGACTTCAACCCTGACGCACCTTACACTCAGGTAACCTAATCATCTTTAATGTATATTTGATTGAACTTACGGATACATTTTGCAGAATAGCCCAATTTTTTGCTACTATagaactttttcatatttttacaacttttatttgaatatttttatgttattattaggCTTGTCatttatcagtttatatatatatatatatatatatatatatatatatatatatatatatatatatacatatacacccacacacaggtgcatctaaaaaaaattaatatcaaaCATTTCTAGataatattcaatattcattTCAATAGTcaatattctagattcattacatgtaaaatgaaacattttaattttgatgattagagtTTACAGCTCAGCGCATGAAAGTCCAATTTAGTATCTAGATTAAACCTTTTCACaacattcaaattttctgagatgcacttatattatatatatatatatatatatatatatatatatatatatatatatatatatatatatatatataataagcttttatttattttattccgtttgttttagcaattttagtacttcagatttttatttcagtttgtagCCAAGgtagcatttcttattttcattaaaattctTAATAgacatttacagaaaattatttgTACAACTTTTAAATGTAACTCACAATAGTAACAATGAAGCAAAGTACCTAAGctgtccctctcctctcttccagccCTCTAAAGCTGCTCGCAGTAGTTCATGGAATGACAGATGTGACAAAAATGTCCCATTGCAGAAAAGTATTTGGAGCAAGAACTATGAACCAGGTAGCACCCAGCCAACGAAACCTACAACCCCTAAAAGACCCCCTCCTACCCGGGGGAAAGAAAAGATCATCAGCGTGCAGAGCCTAAAAATGCCCCAAAGAGAGTCACAGGTGAAAAGACCCCGTGAAGGTAAGCAGGCCTTGGTGCAATGAATATAAATCTCAAGAATGGGACTGATTATTCTGATAAGACAGCTAACTGGGTATGTTTATAtgtgatgttttttcttttcttttttaaagatagCAGTCTTTCTGTGGATGACCTGTTAGGGCAGTATTCAGCTGGTGCAAAGAGACGCTGTCTTGAAACTCCGCCCACCACTGAGCCGCTGACCAATGACTGCATTGTTTCTAAGGAGAAGAAGGGGTGTGGTAGCACAGTTGGCCAACCTCGAAATCGCTTTGCAACACTGTTGCAGTGGAGGAACCAATCAGAAGAGGGCACTGGAGAGCAGGTCACGCGCAGTAGGTATGAGCACGATGGGATACTTACTAAAGCAATGTGTACATCACAAGTTTGTTTGCTATCACAAGTTACTATTAGACCTTAATTTTCTCATTACACACTCAATCAAGGGTTAAATTGTATCTCACTGTAATCTCCATCAGGTTCTTCTGCCATGGTGAACCCAATATGGCAGAGACACACGAAGACGCACTAAAACAAGATTCACCTCATCCAGCGACGTCTCTAGAGACTTCTGTCTCACAGTCTGAAGGAAACACACCAGCATTGCGTCAAGACCCTGACCCAGAGAGAGAGCAGGCCAAAGATGAGTCGTCCAGCCCATCTGCATCACCATCTCACTCCTCCAGGCCTGCTAGTTTCCGTCTCGGGGTCTTCAGTTGGTCAGGAAGCACCAGAGAAATCAATAAATCTGCTTCACAACAACCCACCTTCACCACAGACAGACACCGCTCTTCCACACCTTCAGGGTTATCCACCCTGCAGCAGTTCCACAGAAAGAAGAGCAGCTTCACTGGGGTAGGATCAGGGCTTTCTCTCTCGTCCTCTCCTGTAGAGGGCACTGAGGATGCAGAGAAATCTCCCGGGTCTCCTCCATCTCAAGACAGTGCATATTTCTCTCAGTCTAGCAGCATCTctgctggtgtggaggacgcccTAGTCATAGAGGACAACTCCGATAAGGTGAGAAAAAGCTCTTTGATTCGTTCATATTTGATACTGTCAACCACAAaagaatatttcacccaaaaaaatccCCATTTCCTCATTTGAATCAATGGTAaccaaactgggttgtgtttcccaaaagcatcgtaagcttAAGTACATCATAGACCCATTGAAACCAATGGAGCTACAATCagctatgcttttgggaaacacagccctGTTCGGTTACCATTACATCTTCATTTCAAGTTTTGCAGATAAAATAATGAAAAGGATGAAGATTTTTCATTTTGTGGTTAACTATACCTTTACGTTGCTTGCTGCATGACTTAATTGTAGTATAGTAATTTACAGTATAGAAATTTACAACAATTTACTTAGTTCTAATTAGGGGTGACCTCGAACAGTTGAAGATTCGATGCTTCGATAGAATGAGCCTGATTCGACTGCCAATCTCACAGTCGAATATTCACAGAGGTGTTACGAAACGAGGATCATGCTGTTTTGTCTATATGGGGGTGTTCAGTGTCCGATTTCAACTAtcggttttctcccaataagttaatctACAGTTTATTACGCTAATGCTGTAAATAAGAATGTGAaaagaaataagtaaaaaaaaaatattatttttttatgtgcatgaataaatccaaccaaTCCTGTGACAGATCTAAGTTTCACTCTCCGTGATCCAAATCTTTACAAGACTCAAATTGACACAGGCTGAGTGAAAGTCTACTTTTTATAACCTAGGTgatcaacaaaaacaaaaaaaaacatttcagcctGTTTTTATTTCGATTTTTGGATGCTGTTAACGTAGGCGCAGAATGGCTGAGCACCCACAGAAAAACAAGAGATATtatcttcactttcacttttattttgaatgtctgACTACTTGATTCTTGGTAATATATTTAACCTGCTGCCCCCAGCACACATGATTCCACTATCAATCAAATATCGGCAAGATTCGACTATGCAAATCCTCAGCCGGGGACACCCCTAGTTCTAAtattagggatgcatgatatatgTTTATTGGATTGAATTTTTAACTATGTTTAACAAGCTACTTTGCTCCGTTTTAATAGATTTTATATTTAAGATAACTTCTGTTATCTAATGCTCACTTAGAGTTTAGAATAATTCAATGTGGTGTTTAGCACATCACGATAAATAATTCCGTTTTAAACTGTACATTACAATGTGGTAATGACTGCATTTACTTAGCATTGAATTGATCGATTtacttttcagtgttttatttctaatttattgaagCAAAATCGTATTGAATTTTAGGATTGACCATTtgtcagttatttattatttattctttccGAAGGAAAAGGAGAGAGATTCAGATTTGTCCAGCAGCCCAAGCAGTTCTCCCACAGACAAGCTGAAACCTGCTCTGAACAGAACAAAGGCACGTCCGTCTGATCATGACCCAAAACCACACTCTGCATTCTGCATTTCCATTTCCTTACACCGTAGAGTgtgggagtggggggggggggattaaacATTGATATGATTTTTCCCCACACCTCCACCCTCAGTCTGACTTCCCACACCTGTGCTTTAGGTTTCAGGGTTGTCTCGGAAACAGCCTTGTGGGCAGGGTAAAGGCAGTAAAATCGAGACCACCGCTCCTGCCAGACCCAGCGGTCTGAGGAAGAAAGCGAGTGGGAAAAAGTGTACTGTCAACAATGAGAACAGTCCAGGCCTGCAGGCCACCATCAGCGGCCTCTGGGGGGCCTTCAGCTTCAAGAAGTAAGTCAGCCTGTGTGTAAGTATGTgattatgtaaataaatgaatcaacaTGGCAGATGGCTAGTCCAATTCATCTTCTACTGTTTATTTATGGCTGTCAGTATCACCTGTGGCCAGCAGGGGCAGTAGTGGGATAAACCTGTTAACACAAGGAGACTAAACTAATGGGAGTGGTGCTGTTACCTATATGATATGTGAATACGAAAGGTGTAACTAATTGCTTAGGTAAAGTGAGAGTCATTGTCATAGTTTAGAGAAGGGTGGTGCCTGCTCTCtatgaaagaaaaatacattcCCATTATGCAATCAGGCCTGAGTTGAATAATAAGAGCCTGAGTCAGTGCAGGATTGAAGAGGGAGGGGCTAATCAACATAAGAGTTAAATGTAAAGTCAGTTTGAAGGTGAAACTAGAGAAGTATCTGATTACTGCTTCTTTCTCCTACTTTTtggcattttaattatattttaaagccaTATAAAGCCATATGACAACCAAAATGCTTTGATATGAATGTACTGAAATGTCTCTACATGTGTTTGTTAAAGGGACGATCTTAAGCTGAGCGCTTGCAAGAAAGGAGAGCCCATGTCTCCGGTCAGGGAGAATGTGATGACAGAACTGACCGAAGCAGAGCAAGAGATTCTCATCATCGCAGAATGAAATGTCAGCTTTTCAATCAAATCATCGTTTCTTTTAACAGTAACTGTCTTTCAAACATACTGTGTATGTTCATATTTTTGtatgataaataaacattttagtataatgaatttgttttttaatttcaaGTCAATAAAGACATGGTTCTCTCTAATGTTTGTTTTCTGATATGTTTCCTGGTATCATTTAGTGTATTTTTAATCCTAAGAACAAGCTATGCatgaatttgatattttaatggtGTGGGATCACTGAACCTGCCTGTGTAACGTATAGATAGCTCTAACAATCATAAGTAAGCTTTTATGTAGCGAACACTTATTCAATAAATCAGACTGAATCcagattattttaaagaaatgtaatctatttatttatatagtgtaattataaatgattTAGCACTGCACACATCATAAACAAACTGACCTCTTCACTGTGACTTCTCTCTGATGACATGTAAAGCAGTTTGAGGGCTTGGCAAAAAGCTTGTTCAATTCTCAGATGAGTTTCATTCAATCATTTCGTTTGTAACGCCCGCTTTCTACAATCCAATTC encodes the following:
- the exo1 gene encoding exonuclease 1, whose protein sequence is MGIQGLLQFIKDASEPINVKKYRGQTVAVDTYCWLHKGAFSCAEKLAKGEPTDQYVSYCMKFVDMLLSFGVKPILVFDGRNLPSKKEVEKSRRERRQANLQKGKQLLREGKISEARECFTRSVNITPSMAHDVIKTARMRGVDCVVAPYEADAQLAFLNKSGIAQAVITEDSDLLAFGCKKVILKMDKEGNGLEIDQCHLGRCKSLGNIFTEEKFRYMCILSGCDYLPSLYGIGLGKACKLLRMANNPDILKVIKKMGQYLKMDIAVPDEYIEGFTKANNTFLYQLVFDPLKRKVVPLNPYPDHIDPASLSYAGTNVGDEKGLEMALGNMDINTMQRIDDFNPDAPYTQPSKAARSSSWNDRCDKNVPLQKSIWSKNYEPGSTQPTKPTTPKRPPPTRGKEKIISVQSLKMPQRESQVKRPREDSSLSVDDLLGQYSAGAKRRCLETPPTTEPLTNDCIVSKEKKGCGSTVGQPRNRFATLLQWRNQSEEGTGEQVTRSRFFCHGEPNMAETHEDALKQDSPHPATSLETSVSQSEGNTPALRQDPDPEREQAKDESSSPSASPSHSSRPASFRLGVFSWSGSTREINKSASQQPTFTTDRHRSSTPSGLSTLQQFHRKKSSFTGVGSGLSLSSSPVEGTEDAEKSPGSPPSQDSAYFSQSSSISAGVEDALVIEDNSDKEKERDSDLSSSPSSSPTDKLKPALNRTKVSGLSRKQPCGQGKGSKIETTAPARPSGLRKKASGKKCTVNNENSPGLQATISGLWGAFSFKKDDLKLSACKKGEPMSPVRENVMTELTEAEQEILIIAE